The genome window GATGTCAGAAAGACCAGAGAATTTCATAGGAAAGTAGAGGGTCAGAAATGGTGAGTTTCAGCTGACAAATTAATTCAAATGCGAAAGATGCTGAAAGGAAGTAAGGTTGTTCAGGTTCTAACTGTtgtccctgttctaatacctgtgaTGTTTACACACACCGGCttgctttaattttaattctggtatGTGCTCTTTGCTAATGCAGTCCTGAGATAACTGTTTTCCTTGCGGTACAACCTTTACCTCCTACCCGTATCTGCATAATCGGACACAGATTCCTTGTACTACTGACTgctaaacttcagttttctgcTTGGAATCTTGAGATTTGGATCAGCATCTCTTCAAAACCCCACAAACCAAAAACTTAGTTATGATCTCTCCGTGGTGCTGAAAGCAAGACTCCCCAGCTCCGTTGAGTCACTCTCAGGCACCTCAATCGTTTATTTTGAGGTTAATCAAATTCCTTTTCAGCCTTCCCATGTGGATTCTAGTAGCAAATGTTTTTGTCTCACAATGATAACTTTCTACTAAGTTAAGAAGGTATAAAATCGGGCCGGGTTCTTTAATGTTAATTTTCATATAAGGATCGCAGACATTTGAAAAACTGCTTTTCCGTTATTTCGCActggaatttatccttttattcttGTATTACCATAGACCCCAGATTCTATTTTGTTGGAGGTGGAGAAGGAGTGGCCAAACTAGAAAATATTAGGCAGATTTCAGCGTCAAGCCTGCACCTCCCTCTCTTGGAACTACATTTCCCACAGGGTGGACTACATTTCCCATGAGACCCTGGGAGCGCGCGCTGAAGACGCTAAGAGACAGCTTCCGGTCTCGCTAAAAGCTGCGTGGTCGACAACCGGAAGGTAAGTAAGGGGATTTGGGGATGAATTATTTTTTTGGGTTATACAAAGAGGAACGGATAAACGGACAAAAAGCTggacctttttttccctttcccatacCTTGATCTTCAAAGcactgataggaggaagtgggaTCTTGCTTAGGACCCTGTTTTTGTATCTGGTGCTTTTTGAAACTGGCAGAAACTCACAACAGTAGGAACTTAGTTCGACTCTTAGAGGGCCCTTGGACTTGAAGTCTCAGCTGTCTCTTGTTTGTTCATAAAACTAAATACTAGTAGAGGTCGGGATTCCAGTAGTATGTGGGGAGGGAGGCGTGGCCAGTTTTTTCAAATTGGGAGATTGCTTTCCACGCGATTGTTTTTTCACTGTTACTGGTCATAAGTGCGTGTCTCCTGGTCTTTTGGCTAttgctcctccttccctctttggtttaaaaataaggtttatCGTTGAAAATGCGTTCTTACTCCGTTACtaatattttgagatttaaatcttttttcaaaaaaatgtattgaaactCCAGTGATAGCTGATGTTTACAGTCGATGCTCAGCGCACGCACCAGTTCCCTCCTTGTAATTCCGCAGCCCCTTTGCAAGCGTTAGATCGGCTTAGGGTATGCGGTGGGGGTGTGGTTTGTTGGAGGAAGCTCTGTAGGCTCAGGTCCTCTTCTTGCCACAGATCTTAACCACCTGCTTAAGTCCTTTGGACTAATTTGGTTAAATAATGGTTAAACTAGGTGATCTCTGGAAACTTTTTGTGTTGGTACTTACTAGGCTTTGAGATAATATAAAGGAGGTAGGTCTTAGGTGTAATTTGCATATAAAAATGCAATGtggcttttaagtttttaaaagtataaaaactacTTTTAATCCCactacattttgattttttcttgtgctttgtATGTGCACGTCTGCGACCGTATAGTTTACAGCCTTTTTTATTTAACTTGCACTTTTTTATTAGCTTCCCCTTATTTTCAATGGCTAATATTCTATCTTATCATTTCTCTATTGTTGGAGAGTTTGCGGCTTTTACTTATTTGCAGTGAGCATATTCTACATCTATCTTTGAGTCACAATTTCTTTCCCAATAAATGCCTTGCAGTGGAACTGAATGATGTAGCttaaatattacagagaagaTATATTTTAGCGGGTAGTAATGGTCATGGTCAGTTACTCATTTCTAATTTACATAGCTGTTTTCCCTTGAACAAGCTAACTATTTTTGCTCTCACTCTAATGGCTTCAAGTGCTAAAACACAACCTCCAGATTTTAGATACTCCTCACTGGATTAGAAGCATCAagaatatggggcgcctgggtggctcagtgggttaagccgctgccttcggctcaggtcatgatctcagggtcctgggatagagtcccgcatcgggctctctgctcagcagggagcctgcttcgcgctctctctctctctgcctgcctctccatctactgtgatttctctctgtcaaataaaaaaaattaaaaaaaaaaaagcatcaagaaTAGATCCAATTTAAGGTAAACAGAATTAGTGTTTTGGTCCATACCCAAATATGCCATGTTCATTTCAGTATTTGTGTCTACATCTAGTTCAGATGTTAgtaaattctttttcagagtgACAGGCATAATTTGCAAGAAAATCTCAGTGGCAAATTGTAAAAATCACTGTATTCTAGAAGTGACAGTTGGGAGGGCAATAAATTATTGAAGTAATTCTGAAATAAAACTGGTTAGAATCCTGTATGGCATATAATACGGTTATTGAGTATcgattaaaaagcatttaaattttctgaatttacTATGTTTCTTTAGTAATGGAATATGTTGTaacttttcttcattcctttaggATTGTGTACATAAAggagtttttcctttccttttgcttgaTATTCACATGGTGAGAGTATGATGGGGAGAATGATTGGAGGCAGAGTCATGACCAGTTTTGAGATTATCTTACTTTGGGAAGTATTAATAAGTAAAACTAAGATCAAGTTCACAAAATCCCAATTCTTTAATGAATAAGCTTAATGCCCAGCAACTTTAAAAACAGCAGCTCACATTGGCCAAAGATTAAAAACAGTATAGAACAGGAACAGTGCTATCTTGACAAAGGGAAGAGTAGATCTGTGGCTTTCTCTTACAATTAATGGATTTGAGTGTAATTTGGAATTGAAATGGTATTTGATACCAATGTGATAAAGACCTAGGAAAGACCAGTGATGGGTGAGGTCCTTACTCTATAATGTTCCATGGGCTTTCAAGTTAGTTGTTTCTATTTAAATAGAAGGACAGAGATAAAGAAAGGGGTTATCCCCAAACAATCCcataaaaagaggttaaaaaatttttttaagaaggaaaaagcgGGAAGGGAAGCTTCCTGGGCATGACACCATTTGCAAGGTCACAACGAACACCCCAACGAAGGGCAGATCTTTTCTTCTCAGTTGGCACCAAGTAATTGTTTGGAACATAGATGTGCTGAGGTTTGGACTGGGGTTCTGCTCGAGAAAGCATCTGCTCTCTGACACCCCAGCGTAACTCCTTTCTATGATCCTCACCAGGTAACCTCATTGAGTCCCAGTCTCGTTTGTACTCAAAATATCGGGCTACCCGGTCTATCTTGCCTCGGTTTCTGTTCAGCTGGTCCAGCCTTGGGAGGATAAAGGACTTGGGTCGGCTGGCAACAATCAGGTCTTGTTCGTAAGCCGGAGGGCCCATTTCTTCTCTTCGTAGATAGCAAATGAGCTGATCTTGAGAAATTCCTTGGTACTCATGTGGTAGATTAAGTTTTTGTGAAATGTCAGCTGGGGATTCCCTCTCTTCATGGCACTGTAGACTCATCAGCCTTTGTCTTAAGTCCCAGAGATCCATATCACTCTCTGTACCAGACTCTGATTCACTGATAATCGACTCATCAGTCACTAATACTTCCCCATCTGGTTTCTTTCGCAACACCTTTCTCTTCATCACTGGCTTTCGGAGTCTTTGGGAGGCCTCGGAGGCTGTTTCTGAAGTGGCATTACTTTCTATGCGTGGGTACTGCAGGTGCATAGGAAAAGCAGGTCGCTTTCCTGGGGTTACTGAAGCTTTACTGTAGGGATCATACTGGATAGGCTGGCCATCTCTCCTGATATCTCCCTCACCCTGCCCTGCACAGATATGGGTAAAAGCTGTAGCAGCTGCCAACATTCGTTCTTCTGGATCCATATTGGCCCATTTTCGTCCATCGAGTCCCATGAGTTCCTCCATTGGCTCCCCTTCACTATAGGACCTtctgcaagaaaaaaataccGACCAGATTTCTGTAATTCCCAGTTCTTAAACTGTTCATTCCCTTTTTGTGTACTATTTTATTGTAATCAGATGGAGAAAGAATGGCTAAGGCAATCATAAATCTAAGAGTTATAAAATGTAGATTATCGTACAGGGTAAAATGGTAATAGTTTTGAGGAAGATTAACTCAGCTGCAGAGAATCCATCATCTGCTTTCATTTCCACTTTCTTCTTATTTGTTCCCACCTTCTAATGCCTGGTGGTTCCTGCTACCTTTAGTAGCTCCTAGGACAGGACACGTGAGTTCTGCCATTAAAAAAGCTtgtgacttggggcacctgggtggcccagctagttaagcgtctgactcttggttttggctcatgagATCAGGGCCAGGGTCAGATTGAGATTCTCTATCTCTGTACCtgctcccactttctctctctcaataaaatcttaaaaaaacaaacaaaaaacttgtgaCTTACATGACATGGGGCATAATCCTTAACAGACATACACTTAGAGGGGCACATTATATATCCAGCATTCTTCTGTGTGCTTAATTAATTCATGTAATCCCTCACCTGTGAGGAACTGGTACTCTTATTATCTACTTTCAACAGATGTGTAACATGGAGCACAGAAAGGCTAAATAACtagcccaaggttacacagctagtaagtggtggagtAGGAAGTCTAACTCAGGCAGTTTGGTTGCTTTTAACTATGAGTGACTTAATCCAAAACCATCAGAAAAGCAGTGATATGCATAGAAATACTTCTGTACTAAGCAAATTAGCCCTTTGCTGTAATTACTTTTCTTCCTAGTTTGTTTaccttctgattttattttttgcttgtccAGCTTtcaagttttgtgtgtgtgtgtgtgtgtgtgtgtgtgtgtgtgttttaggtagtcgtatttttttggttttctgcagTTTCTGTGCTTCTGCAGGATCTTACTTAGAAATGCTCttccccggggcgcctgggtggctcagtgggttaagccgctgccttcagctcaggtcatgatctcagcgtcctgggatcgagtcccgcatcgggctctctgctcagcagggagcctgcttgcctctctctctctccctctctctgtctgcctctctgtctacttgtgatctctctctgtcaaataaataaataaaatctttaaaaaaaaaaaaaaaagaaatgctcttcccattacaaaactataaaaaaggttttcttcttctagtacttttatagttcctttttttttttttgtatttaaacttTTAATCATCATAGATACAAGAAACTCTTCAAGGCCAAAAATTAAATGAGCTGCCAAGAATTAGATAACATGGCCTTAGCAGGGATTTGGAGACAGTCCAAAGTGACTGTTAGTTATAGATTGTCTAGCACTGTCCTAGATTTAAGGATATAGTATATTCGTCCCCATATTTTTGAAATACAGCAGAAATTTCAACATCTTAATTACATTTTCCTGACTCTACTAACTGCTAgagttacaaaatataaattcagtttgacttaaaaaaaaaaaaaagcctagtgATGTTTATTACCTTTTTTCTGCCATCAAAATTGCTTAGAGTGGGGAAGTCTTGACTTCAGGCTTTATTTCTAATATGAAGTACAATCATTGATAAGTTTCATCAATCAGGCTAGTCTACTGTAGCACCTTTAAAGACAGAACTGAGTATTAGATGTTAGAACATACAAGCTACtaattttatctgaaatattGGAAAGTTAGTAGAAAAAGAGTAGACATATATTCTTTATAAACAGTTTTATGATTAGAAAGATTGGACaagtataatgaaaaataagaaggaaatgttttaaggaagaaatatcaGTAACATCAGTCCTTAAATCATCTCAGctaatgaaggagagagagaaatgggatcTACAGACATTTTCCCTAAATTCTGACTAAACTTTAACGCCAGCTCACTATttcttaacccccccccccttcctttttgCCTGTGAACTGGCCAGACAGGATGGAAAAGAAGAATGTGGATGATCAACCCACAATAATTAAGCCAATTCTTATCTCCCTGGACAGAAGCAAAATATATCCTTTAGGCATTAAATTAAATCTTAGGTACTATTTGCACATAATGGAATGATACTGACATCACCAAAGTAATTCACATTGAAACTGTTGTgtccttttacttctcttttcagGCAGAGTGGACCTGTATGATTCCTTTATTCCTGGGGTTGGTTGTCTTATCATGGCTGAAAATGACATAGATAGAACCCAGACTGAGAAACTCCTAAAAAGAGTGCAAGAACTGGAGCAGGAGGTACAAAGGCTTAAAAAAGAACAGGCTAACAACAAAGATTCAAATGTGAGAGAAAATTCTTTAGCAGCTGGAAAAGCTAAGCGTGCATTTGATTTCAGTGCTCATGGTCGAAGACATGTAGCCCTAAAGATAGCCTATCTGGGCTGGGGATACCAGGGTTTTGCCAGTCAGGAGAACACAAACAATACAATTGAAGAGAAACTGTTTGAGGCTCTAACAAAGACTCGACTAGTAGAAAGCAGACAGACGTCCAACTATCACCGGTGCGGGCGAACAGACAAAGGAGTTAGTGCCTTCGGACAGGTAAGGGCCACTGTGTTCTTTCTGAAAGCCAGCAACACCAACATATTCTAGGTGTTACATATTAAGAATTCAGATTGTGTCTCCAAAACAAACatctttctttaattccacaGGTGATTTCTCTCGACCTTCGTTCTCACTTTCTGAAGGGCAGGGCTTCAGAGGATTGTAATGTAAAAGATGACGTCTACGATGCTGCTAAAGAGATTCGCTATACCCACATTCTCAATCGGGTACTCCCTCCAGACATCCGTGTGCTGGCCTGGGCCCCTGTGGAACCTAGCTTCAGTGCTAGGTTCAGCTGTCTGGAGCGGACTTACCGCTATTTTTTCCCTCGTGCTGatttagacattttaaccatgAACCATGCAGCTCAGAAGTACGTTGGCACACATGATTTTAGGAACTTATGTAAAATGGATGTAGCCAATGGAGTTATAAATTTTCAGAGGACTATTTTGTCTGCTCAAGTACAGCTAGTGGGCCAGACCCTGGATGAGGAGACATGGCAAGAACCTTTCCAGTTATGTCAGTTTGAAGTGATTGGCCAGGCATTCCTTTATCATCAAGTCCGCTGTATGATGGCTATCCTTTTTCTGATTGGCCAAGGAATGGAGAAGCCAGAGATTATTGATGAGCTCCTGAATGTAGAGAAAAACCCCCAGAAACCGCAGTACAggtaagttaaaaacaaaacaaaaaacccaaaactgttgcctttagaatttttaaaaatatattaaacattttatataactaaAGGTTAACATATCTTCCTCTCCCAACAACTGTCTGATTAACTAGGTCACTTATTTTGTCttcatgaagaattttttttttttaagattttatttatttgacagagagagatcacaagtagacagagaggcaggcagagagagagagagagggaagcaggctccctgctgagcagagagcccaatgcgggactcgatcccaggactctgagatcatgacctgagcggaaggcagtggcttaacccattgagccacccaggtgccccttcatgaAGAATTTAATCTATCTTGTAGAATGTTATAAACATGCAGGAGGGCTATCTTTATCTTCTCTCGTTCTGTACCCTTAGTAGGAAATGGGTGTTGGTACCAGGCCCCTTAAATAAAgtaacattcatttttaattttttttcccctgaatttaTGCTGAGAGGTATTATTTTTAGATTCTGGTGAAGTCTGAAGGTAAGGATTCCAACTATTCATATTAAATCTTCCTTGCTCTACATTATTGTACTTTTgaatttttcctaattttcagTGTTGAAAATGgtaggaaagatggaaagaatagTCAGACTTTTCTTTTAAGAGCAGGCTGAAGTCATATCAACCAACAGTTCATTCCTAAGCAGTGAAATCTACTTTTTCCTTCATATCATAGAAAATTAACaagtttggaaaaatataaaaaataatttcatagcaTTAGGGTTGAGACGAGTCAGCTCACTTGTAGGTGACCTGTTACCACTGAAATTTACCCTAATATAGATCAAGCCTAACTAGTTGATCTAtggtttgctatttttttctcttaattataaAGTTGTTCAAGGTGAGGGAtcgtttttatttatcttttacttGATACTGATGAAGTTTCCCCCCCTCCTTTTAACCCAATTACCTACTCCCCCAACCTTGTTCTTAAAATACAAGGCTGTTAGATGGCTGCTGTGTATTTTTACACCCTTGTTTCttacctcttttcttctctagtaTGGCCGTAGAATTTCCTCTAGTCTTGTATGATTGTAAGTTTGAAAATATCAAGTGGATTTATGACCGGGAGGTTCAGGAGTTCAATGTTACCCATCTACAACAACTATGGGCTAATCATGCTGTTAAAACGCACATGTTGTATAGCATGCTACAAGGACTGGACTCCATTGCAGTACCCTGTGGGACAGGTATGACAGGAAAATCCTAGGATACAATTACTTACTAAAACTAAAGTTATATGGGCTATGGGGGGAGGAAGGTTATATAACATTTGGAGGTGATTCTATTGTGGTATGCATCCATGTAATATCTGATTGTATATATTATAGGACCAAAGATGGATGGAGTGATAGAATGGAGAAATGTTAAGCCCTCTGTCATAAAGCAGACCAGTGCCTTTGTAGAAGGAGTGAAAATGCGCACATATAAACCCCTAATGGATCGTCCTAAATGCCAAGGATTAGAATCCCGGATCCAGCATTTTGTACGTAGGGGACGCATCGAGCACCCACCTTTATTCcatgaggaagaaacaaaagccaaaagggACTGTGATGATacaatggaagaagaaaatactCTTTTGGAGAAACCAACAAAGAGAGTCTGTGTTGatacagaaattaaaagcatcagtTAACTCTAACAGGATCTAGGAGGCAAGAACTAGCTAGTGGTAggtgaacagaaaagaaatacaacaaagcATGTGCTGAAGTCCTAAAATTCAGATgattagttctttgaaaaaacgaaacagaaaaaaaaacatccCCCTGCAAACCCAAAGACTATTAAGCCCTATAAAAGATGTTTTAGCCTGAATAAGAGTTCAAACATTCTCATTCCTCCCCAAAAGGATTAAGAGACAGAAGATGCAAAGAGCAATTGTGAAATGGAGAGTTTACATACACATGGGAACCTGTGCCTTGTGTTCAAGTTTATTAAAGCCTGATTCTGTAAGTGTCTAATTTGTtatgctgtctttttaaaaaaacaatgagatattCACTACTTATCTGAATTCTCAAAAAGAGCTTTGcctgagtgtcttttttttttttttttaagattttatttatttatttgacagacagagatcacaagtaggcagagaggcaggcagagagagagagagagagggaagcaggctccctgctgagcagacagcctgatgcagggctcaatcccatgaccctgagatgatgacctgagccaaaggcagaggctttaacctgctgaaccacccaggcgcccctgagtgtcttattttttaagagagaaattaaaagtaagaaaTTTAGTTAAATATTTGGTACATTTGTTTACAAAAGTCACACTATGACATGAAAGTGACCTAAGTGAATAAAGCTTACAAGGCTTATCAGTCTAGTGCTGTGAGCCACAAACAGTCCTggttagagtctttttttttttaaatagatttttatttatttgagagagcacaaacagcaGGAACGGGGAGAGGGAGCtttatgtgggactcaatccttgGACCCTGGATCAGGACCTGGGCAgaaaccagatgcttaactgactgagccacccaggtgcccccatctttttcttctttaaaaccttgtacatatgtaaaaaaatattcttagcttAGTTCATGGGCCATATAAAAATAGGCCATAGAGTTTACCACCCCCTGGCACACTGGTTTAAGGAAAACTCTTAAAAAGAGATTTCCAAGCTAAATCTTGCAGAACAAGGGAGAGCCAGTTAAAGTTGggataaagaagtaaaactttaagTGTGTCCAAGGCAGAAGATGCAGTTTGTATAAAGCATGAGAGAGAGTAACATTTTACCTACAAGTAACTGTAAATACAGGAGTATGGCTTGACACTGACAAGAGCATAGTTTAGGAAAGGAGCAAGGGTCATGTTTGTAGAGTCCTGTAGGCTTCCTGAAAAAAGCTTAGATTTTTATCTTGAGAGgccactggaaaaaaatacaagcagGGATGCAGAAATACTGCTCTGGTTATGGTGTGGATTAGAAGAGGGCAAGACAGTGGTACCAGGTAGGAGAGCCAGTTAGAATAATCAAGGAATTAGATGATGATGGCCTAGACCAGATTTATAGTAAGGGGATGGAAAGAAGTAGatgaattttgaaattaagaaaggAGAAACTGGGTTTTATGGTTGAGTAAATGTGAGGTTCAAAAGTAGGGTGGCTTTCAGGATAACACTAGGTTTCAGACTTAAGCACATCTAAGACACAAGGGACAGGAAAATAAGGGGCTTTGTTCTCAAAGCTGGTTAAGTAACCCTCAGAATATTAACACCAGTATTTACTCGAGttcaaagttcttttaaaatgatacattagAACTTCtagccattaaaataataaacatcaaatCAAATGAACTCATATACCTTTTGCCTCAATCTTCATCACTGTAAAGTGTAACACTTCTGTACATTTATGaattatattgtgtatatatatatatattgtatattcgAGATTCAAAGTCTTACCAATCAACAAACTGTTCCTACTTAGGTTCAAAACTCTAGGGATACAAATATGGTTTATACCCTCAAGCTGCTAGTTAAGACAACATATGGGACAATTACAAAGAATATTAACATGAACATAGTTAACTGATGCTGTGGAAGTGCCACAGAAGCTTAGTAGTGGGTAGGCCAAAGACACAAGACTTCACTGAAAAACTTTCAGGtttagaatgtaaaatagtaGAAAAGTCAAGTGACCTTGTCATACTGAAGACGACACATCATAGCTTTTACATTCTAGGAGAGTAGAAACTGGAAAAGAtccttattttagagatgggaaaaTAGTGGTACAAAATAACTAAGCTTTATTCTTACTAGCCAGTTTTTCCAGGTCATCTAGATTTTGAATCAGGTCATTGGTTTTTGGAACCTGATTTACCAACATTTCATAATGCCCTGAATGTTCTTAAAGTATTGctttctcctttaattctgaTGTAAGGACAAACGAAAACATTTCGTTTTTCAATTTCCTACCTTATTTCAGTGTACCTCCACTGCCATTAGTTTTCAAGTTAAAGAAAAACCTGGAAAGAAAACGGTTTATgaaatcactatttaaaaaaacagcaactcagggcgcctgggtggctcaatggattaaagcctctaccttcggctcaagtcatgatacctgggtcctgggatcaagcccctcatggagctctctgctctgcggggagcctgcttcctcctctctctctgcctgcctctctgcctacttgtgatctctgtcaaataaataaataaaatcttaaaaaggaaaaaaaccccaaaaaccatcaactctaggggtacctgggtggctcagtcatttgggcaactggtcatgatctggggtcctggaatcaagccctgagttgggctcccagcttggcaggaagcctgccactccccttgcttgtgctctctttctctgtcaaatgaataaatataatctaaaaacaaaacaaaacaaaaaacacaaaaaatcaacTCTACAGAAATGATACATGGGACAAAAAACACTAAAAGCCATGCTTGGGAGATTGTATAGAGGCAAGGGAGTTAGAGGATCAAGGTCTTaataatatattaagtaaaatctAGTATAATAAGAATTTAGTGATATTTTTTGGTAGTTACCATAAACTTTGGACAATCATCATAGATGAAGCAATGATGAATCCCAAAATGTAACTTTGCAAAAGTACCTAAGTTATCTGAAGTA of Mustela nigripes isolate SB6536 chromosome 1, MUSNIG.SB6536, whole genome shotgun sequence contains these proteins:
- the HYLS1 gene encoding centriolar and ciliogenesis-associated protein HYLS1 isoform X2 translates to MEELMGLDGRKWANMDPEERMLAAATAFTHICAGQGEGDIRRDGQPIQYDPYSKASVTPGKRPAFPMHLQYPRIESNATSETASEASQRLRKPVMKRKVLRKKPDGEVLVTDESIISESESGTESDMDLWDLRQRLMSLQCHEERESPADISQKLNLPHEYQGISQDQLICYLRREEMGPPAYEQDLIVASRPKSFILPRLDQLNRNRGKIDRVARYFEYKRDWDSMRLPGEDHRKELRWGVREQMLSRAEPQSKPQHIYVPNNYLVPTEKKRSALRWGVRCDLANGVMPRKLPFPLFPS
- the HYLS1 gene encoding centriolar and ciliogenesis-associated protein HYLS1 isoform X1, which codes for MAEKRRSYSEGEPMEELMGLDGRKWANMDPEERMLAAATAFTHICAGQGEGDIRRDGQPIQYDPYSKASVTPGKRPAFPMHLQYPRIESNATSETASEASQRLRKPVMKRKVLRKKPDGEVLVTDESIISESESGTESDMDLWDLRQRLMSLQCHEERESPADISQKLNLPHEYQGISQDQLICYLRREEMGPPAYEQDLIVASRPKSFILPRLDQLNRNRGKIDRVARYFEYKRDWDSMRLPGEDHRKELRWGVREQMLSRAEPQSKPQHIYVPNNYLVPTEKKRSALRWGVRCDLANGVMPRKLPFPLFPS
- the PUS3 gene encoding tRNA pseudouridine(38/39) synthase isoform X1: MAENDIDRTQTEKLLKRVQELEQEVQRLKKEQANNKDSNVRENSLAAGKAKRAFDFSAHGRRHVALKIAYLGWGYQGFASQENTNNTIEEKLFEALTKTRLVESRQTSNYHRCGRTDKGVSAFGQVISLDLRSHFLKGRASEDCNVKDDVYDAAKEIRYTHILNRVLPPDIRVLAWAPVEPSFSARFSCLERTYRYFFPRADLDILTMNHAAQKYVGTHDFRNLCKMDVANGVINFQRTILSAQVQLVGQTLDEETWQEPFQLCQFEVIGQAFLYHQVRCMMAILFLIGQGMEKPEIIDELLNVEKNPQKPQYSMAVEFPLVLYDCKFENIKWIYDREVQEFNVTHLQQLWANHAVKTHMLYSMLQGLDSIAVPCGTGPKMDGVIEWRNVKPSVIKQTSAFVEGVKMRTYKPLMDRPKCQGLESRIQHFVRRGRIEHPPLFHEEETKAKRDCDDTMEEENTLLEKPTKRVCVDTEIKSIS
- the PUS3 gene encoding tRNA pseudouridine(38/39) synthase isoform X2; the protein is MNHAAQKYVGTHDFRNLCKMDVANGVINFQRTILSAQVQLVGQTLDEETWQEPFQLCQFEVIGQAFLYHQVRCMMAILFLIGQGMEKPEIIDELLNVEKNPQKPQYSMAVEFPLVLYDCKFENIKWIYDREVQEFNVTHLQQLWANHAVKTHMLYSMLQGLDSIAVPCGTGPKMDGVIEWRNVKPSVIKQTSAFVEGVKMRTYKPLMDRPKCQGLESRIQHFVRRGRIEHPPLFHEEETKAKRDCDDTMEEENTLLEKPTKRVCVDTEIKSIS